In Paralichthys olivaceus isolate ysfri-2021 chromosome 13, ASM2471397v2, whole genome shotgun sequence, the following are encoded in one genomic region:
- the tubb5 gene encoding tubulin beta-5 chain, with product MREIVHIQAGQCGNQIGAKFWEVISDEHGIDPTGTYHGDSDLQLDRISVYYNEATGGKYVPRAILVDLEPGTMDSVRSGPFGQIFRPDNFVFGQSGAGNNWAKGHYTEGAELVDSVLDVVRKESESCDCLQGFQLTHSLGGGTGSGMGTLLISKIREEYPDRIMNTFSVVPSPKVSDTVVEPYNATLSVHQLVENTDETYCIDNEALYDICFRTLKLTTPTYGDLNHLVSATMSGVTTCLRFPGQLNADLRKLAVNMVPFPRLHFFMPGFAPLTSRGSQQYRALTVPELTQQVFDAKNMMAACDPRHGRYLTVAAVFRGRMSMKEVDEQMLNVQNKNSSYFVEWIPNNVKTAVCDIPPRGLKMAVTFIGNSTAIQELFKRISEQFTAMFRRKAFLHWYTGEGMDEMEFTEAESNMNDLVSEYQQYQDATAEEEGEFEEDADEDA from the exons ATGAGGGAAATCGTGCACATCCAGGCCGGCCAGTGCGGTAACCAGATCGGTGCCAAG ttCTGGGAAGTGATCAGCGATGAGCACGGCATCGACCCCACAGGGACTTACCATGGAGACAGTGACCTGCAGCTGGACAGGATCAGTGTTTACTACAATGAGGCCACAG GAGGTAAATATGTTCCTCGGGCCATTCTGGTGGACTTGGAGCCTGGCACCATGGACTCAGTGAGGTCTGGACCCTTTGGGCAGATCTTCAGACCTGACAACTTTGTTTTCG GTCAGAGCGGTGCTGGAAACAACTGGGCTAAGGGTCACTACACAGAGGGAGCTGAGTTAGTGGACTCAGTCCTGGATGTGGTCCGCAAAGAGTCAGAAAGCTGCGACTGCCTGCAGGGCTTCCAGCTCACCCACTCTCTGGGTGGTGGAACTGGATCTGGTATGGGAACCCTTCTCATCAGCAAGATCCGTGAGGAGTACCCTGACCGTATCATGAACACATTCAGTGTGGTGCCTTCCCCCAAG GTGTCCGACACAGTGGTTGAACCTTACAATGCCACCCTGTCAGTCCACCAGCTTGTGGAGAACACAGATGAAACCTACTGCATTGACAATGAAGCTCTGTACGACATCTGCTTCCGTACTCTCAAATTGACCACACCCACTTACGGAGACCTTAACCACCTGGTGTCCGCCACCATGAGTGGGGTCACCACCTGCCTGCGCTTCCCTGGTCAGCTCAATGCTGATCTCCGCAAACTGGCTGTCAACATGGTGCCTTTCCCTCGTCTGCACTTCTTCATGCCTGGTTTTGCCCCCCTGACCAGCAGGGGCAGCCAGCAGTATCGTGCCCTCACAGTGCCCGAGCTCACACAGCAGGTGTTTGATGCCAAGAACATGATGGCAGCATGCGACCCACGTCACGGCCGCTATCTGACCGTCGCCGCTGTGTTCCGTGGCCGAATGTCCATGAAGGAGGTTGACGAGCAGATGCTCAACGTGCAGAACAAGAACAGCAGTTACTTCGTTGAATGGATCCCCAACAACGTCAAGACCGCTGTCTGTGACATTCCACCCCGTGGCCTCAAGATGGCCGTCACTTTCATTGGCAACAGCACGGCCATCCAGGAGCTGTTCAAGCGCATCTCTGAGCAGTTCACAGCAATGTTCCGTCGCAAGGCCTTCTTGCACTGGTACACAGGTGAAGGTATGGATGAGATGGAGTTCACCGAAGCTGAGAGCAACATGAATGATCTGGTGTCTGAGTACCAGCAGTACCAGGATGCCActgctgaggaggagggtgaaTTCGAGGAGGACGCTGATGAGGACGCCTGA